One window of the Rhipicephalus microplus isolate Deutch F79 chromosome 2, USDA_Rmic, whole genome shotgun sequence genome contains the following:
- the LOC119169630 gene encoding sulfotransferase 1C2, producing the protein MADIKAESSSPTSEKAKYLHHFEGILVGDMFEESRLRSAFRYEPREEDVFVVGFPKTGTTWLHFVLQRIVNHASETPAQSAAACLPNVAFLEFAGGEKVEKLSRTPGLPLVIKTHLPFEKVRFSDKSRYVYVLRNPYDTCVSYYHQVQQKAPGCGDLTFDEFFEQFIDGWIHPNDYFDHLASWFAHKARPNFLCIAYEHMKKDPRSGIQKIAAFLGKEISDDAVLDEIVQTVSPDIMKRAFAEALSARQQEKSVKGRPPNRALNNSSNGVSKLKGGSLVRTATVGDWKNHFSASQIERMKAKMAFKTVGFRTDLEVLWKDANLP; encoded by the exons ATGGCCGATATCAAAGCTGAAAGCTCATCGCCGACGTCCGAGAAGGCGAAATACCTTCACCACTTCGAAGGCATCCTGGTGGGCGACATGTTCGAAGAGTCGCGGCTTCGATCAGCCTTTCGTTACGAGCCCAGGGAGGAGGACGTGTTCGTCGTGGGCTTCCCGAAAACAGGCACCACGTGGCTTCATTTCGTGCTGCAGCGCATCGTGAACCATGCGAGCGAAACACCGGCACAGAGCGCCGCGGCGTGCTTGCCTAACGTCGCCTTCCTGGAATTCGCTGGAGGCGAGAAGGTTGAGAAGTTATCCAGGACCCCGGGACTACCACTGGTGATCAAGACGCACCTGCCATTCGAGAAGGTGCGCTTCTCGGACAAATCCAG GTATGTCTACGTGCTTCGGAACCCGTACGACACCTGTGTGTCGTACTACCACCAGGTGCAACAAAAAGCCCCAGGTTGCGGTGACCTGACCTTCGACGAGTTCTTCGAGCAGTTCATAGACGGATGGATTCACCCGAACGATTACTTCGATCACCTGGCGTCATGGTTCGCGCACAAGGCGAGACCTAACTTTCTGTGCATAGCGTACGAGCACATGAAGAAAGATCCTCGTTCGGGTATTCAAAAAATCGCTGCGTTTCTCGGAAAGGAAATCAGCGACGATGCAGTACTGGATGAAATCGTACAG ACCGTATCTCCGGATATTATGAAAAGAGCATTCGCCGAAGCCCTTTCTGCAAGGCAACAGGAGAAGTCTGTCAAAGGCCGTCCCCCGAACAGAGCTTTAAACAACTCGTCCAACGGAGTTAGCAAGCTCAAAGGAGGAAGCCTCGTGAGGACAGCGACTGTCGGCGACTGGAAAAACCATTTCTCAGCCTCTCAGATTGAGCGCATGAAAGCCAAAATGGCATTCAAGACGGTCGGCTTTCGAACAGATCTGGAGGTTTTGTGGAAGGACGCCAATCTGCCATGA
- the LOC142793028 gene encoding epithelial sodium channel subunit gamma-like, translated as MHEEDLTTWGVCKQKLRDLFGWYRERVASAGCSGCDVLLGLSGGAFRRLCWLLAVSLLVGLTLREWARVFGEYHQYGVFTSVHYGTQTSLPFPDVTVCNVNPIRRSALCKDRRLARREAVSDRVWWRECDEPAAYYEPNLEDAALQSELWLWMARKRRLNRSVVRNMGHQLRHMLVACRLGNNDCMHTRYVAP; from the exons ATGCACGAGGAAGATCTGACGACTTGGGgcgtgtgcaagcagaagctccgtGACTTGTTCGGCTG GTACCGCGAAAGAGTGGCCTCGGCGGGATGTTCGGGGTGCGACGTCCTCCTAGGACTGAGCGGTGGCGCCTTCCGGCGGCTCTGCTGGCTGCTCGCCGTCTCGCTCCTGGTCGGCCTGACCCTGCGCGAGTGGGCCCGGGTGTTTGGCGAGTACCACCAGTACGGGGTCTTCACCAGCGTCCACTACGGCACGCAGACGTCGCTGCCGTTTCCCGACGTGACCGTGTGCAACGTGAATCCGATTCGAAGGTCGGCGCTCTGCAAGGACCGGAGGCTGGCGCGTCGCGAAGCTGTGTCCGACCGAGTCTGGTGGAGGGAGTGTGACGAGCCGGCCGCTTATTACGAG CCCAACCTGGAAGACGCGGCGCTGCAGTCCGAGCTTTGGCTGTGGATGGCGCGCAAAAGGCGCCTCAACCGAAGCGTGGTGCGAAACATGGGACACCAGCTGCGCCACATGCTTGTCGCTTGCCGCCTTGGGAACAACGACTGCATGCATACCCGGTACGTGGCTCcctga